In the Bacteroides sp. genome, one interval contains:
- the cas6 gene encoding CRISPR-associated endoribonuclease Cas6: MRFKLSMQLRGDGLHSLPSNHQYEFFSWINKTLHFGNLSMISLLKEKGYLDPQHQFSYFSFSPLNVRDSSIQDDRMFIGDSRVSMVLSLIPDPAFETIIPELFKGIEARVGDKKSKLEFLIDEVELLEGQLFNESITLRCNTPLVLTDTFKPQRIQFLSPEDKGYEKVFFKNLMAKYALMMKFFPGNGNVAFPDLSELRFELSSPVKSRVVKVKTETPTPLSLKGYIFDFSLKAPETLIKTGYSLGFGDSCNLGFGFCEVKE, encoded by the coding sequence TCCTGGATTAACAAAACCTTGCACTTTGGTAACCTCTCAATGATAAGCCTTCTTAAAGAGAAGGGCTACCTTGATCCACAACATCAGTTCAGCTACTTTTCTTTCTCCCCACTCAATGTGAGAGATTCTTCCATTCAGGATGACCGGATGTTTATTGGCGACAGCCGTGTTTCCATGGTGCTTTCCTTAATTCCAGACCCTGCTTTTGAAACAATAATCCCCGAATTGTTTAAAGGCATAGAAGCCAGGGTAGGGGATAAGAAAAGTAAACTGGAATTTTTGATTGATGAGGTGGAACTGCTTGAGGGCCAATTATTTAATGAATCAATTACACTGCGTTGCAATACACCGCTTGTGTTGACGGATACTTTTAAGCCTCAAAGAATTCAATTTCTTTCACCTGAGGATAAAGGCTATGAAAAAGTTTTCTTCAAGAACCTGATGGCCAAATATGCCTTAATGATGAAATTTTTTCCGGGCAATGGAAACGTAGCTTTCCCTGATTTGTCTGAACTTAGGTTTGAATTATCCAGTCCGGTAAAATCAAGGGTTGTAAAAGTCAAGACAGAGACTCCAACGCCTCTTTCCCTCAAAGGCTATATCTTTGATTTCAGCCTCAAAGCCCCTGAGACTTTGATCAAAACAGGTTATTCCCTGGGCTTTGGTGACAGTTGTAATCTTGGTTTTGGCTTCTGTGAGGTAAAGGAATAA